Below is a window of Rhizobium sp. NXC14 DNA.
CAAAATGACTGTCACCCGGATGATCCATCTGTGTGAGATTCTCGGTTTTATGCCTATCGATATGATCTTTGAAGTTGCGCCCCACCTTTGGGGCCGCACATCAGAGGAAGCCGAGGATTGTCGAACCTTGGCTCGGATTCTAAGAAGCCTTCCGAGCGACACGAGGCGCGATCTTATTCGGCTCTTGCAGCGAATGATCCCTGCTGACAACGAGAGCGAAAGAGGGCTGTGACGAAGCAGGGTTGATTCAGCCAGGTCATATGGAGCTGTCGGTCGACAGCCGGCAGTACTGATCTTTGCTCGATGTCACAGCCCACGTGTCTTCGTCGGTTGCCTCAATCGACACCCACTACCTCACAAGCCCAAGCCTTAAACCTGTGAATTTCGTCTGATCACCCCGCGCCGGTGACCAGAAACCCTGATGCCGGTGGTTGTCGCCGATCTCTCTGGTTCTGCCTGCGGAGATTATCGCCGGTGGAAGGAAATATACGAGAAAGATGCGGCGAACGCAGTTGTGTGTCCGATCTCGCGACGCTCTGCTCTTCGGAATTGCGGCCAGCGAGTCCGAAAACAGACCGCGCAAGGTAAAGTTTGCCGACGGCCGCTCGCTCAGTCATTGCCCGCAAATAACCGCTTGGCGAGCTGACCTCCTGGCGATTTGTTTTTTCTAAGGTAATCGCTACTGCCACGGCGGCTTGTGGCTCACCCATCTTCTCGATAGCGCCGCGACGGGCGTCCTCTGAGATACCGGTGCAGCGGCACAACACCGGTGTCAGCCGGACAAGATCCGCCCAGGTGTTTGGTTTGTATCCGAGTTCCCTAAGCGCCGGCGCTGCGCGCAAGACATCTCGAAGAGAAACCAGCGCTTGCCGGTGATTGCGCTTGTTGACTGAGTTCTGCCAGTCTGGCCTGCTTTCTTCAAACGCACCTTTACTGGAGCCAGCTTTCGAGAACCTAGGTCGTTCGGGGCGAGCCAAACTTTGCTCATCTTCACTACATTTAGATTGATAGGGGAGTGTAATCTGTTTGTGAATGCCGTTTTCGGCATACACGCATGGCGATTTCTCAGCGCCGAGCTCACCTTGATATTTAGGAGTCAGCTGCATCAGCCGGTCAATGGTCCACTCAAGCAGGAACGTAGCGCGGCGCAGCAACTCGCTTGGCGCCTTAGCAGGTACTTTCACGTAAGTGCTGATACGCTCGATGCGACCGGCGACGCGTTGGCGCTCTGCAGCGCCAAGATGAGCAGCAACAGCCAGGGCATAACGGGTATTGCGCAACGCTCCTCGATAGCGCCGAAGCGCGGCTTCAGCTGCCTTCTTTTCCGCACGGGCCTGTCTCACGAGCTCAAGAAGCTCCGCATAACGCACGATCA
It encodes the following:
- the repC gene encoding plasmid replication protein RepC; amino-acid sequence: MEDIISYRRPIGRRITPQRIEFCRRAQSAEIGTVTRAQLAVLVQNLTCTGVINATESHLLLALVNTAPPESFNESGRPIVFKSNRQLAFEIGRSVGRVSRMLSRLFDAGLITTQDSGNYKRYPIRNADGDITDACGVDLRILIVRYAELLELVRQARAEKKAAEAALRRYRGALRNTRYALAVAAHLGAAERQRVAGRIERISTYVKVPAKAPSELLRRATFLLEWTIDRLMQLTPKYQGELGAEKSPCVYAENGIHKQITLPYQSKCSEDEQSLARPERPRFSKAGSSKGAFEESRPDWQNSVNKRNHRQALVSLRDVLRAAPALRELGYKPNTWADLVRLTPVLCRCTGISEDARRGAIEKMGEPQAAVAVAITLEKTNRQEVSSPSGYLRAMTERAAVGKLYLARSVFGLAGRNSEEQSVARSDTQLRSPHLSRIFPSTGDNLRRQNQRDRRQPPASGFLVTGAG